A genomic segment from Lignipirellula cremea encodes:
- a CDS encoding polysaccharide biosynthesis/export family protein: MGLLLLGAIGCHQGMHSAAKLPAQYVVAPQPRINRLDLSQIAQKSTRSEVIQPGDFLKVFIGTGFEEKRPEPVSLRVGDDGQVNVPLVGPVLVAGLEPRQADESIRQASIQRNIYRNPQIAVEVFERQTNRVTVTGAVNKPGVYQLPTAESDLLAALVAAEGLADDAESVVEIRHPPSSAFASRNSPGEVAQVGYNGPRGNAPVGGSRIQQVDLEEAVRNGRSGFPVEDSTVIHVARRPEQTVYVMGLVKKADHFEMPPDGELRLLDALALAGGRTLEIADSVKIVRNLPGSEKPVVITASVRDAKKTGAANIQLAAGDVVTVEETPLTFTYDFLRNFARIGLSGAAVGL; encoded by the coding sequence ATGGGGCTCCTGCTGCTGGGAGCGATCGGTTGTCATCAGGGGATGCATAGCGCCGCTAAACTGCCGGCGCAGTATGTCGTTGCGCCGCAACCACGCATTAATCGCCTGGATCTGTCACAGATCGCCCAGAAATCCACCCGTAGCGAAGTCATCCAGCCGGGCGACTTTCTCAAGGTGTTTATCGGCACCGGCTTTGAAGAGAAACGTCCGGAACCGGTCTCCCTCCGCGTCGGCGACGACGGCCAGGTGAACGTCCCGCTGGTCGGTCCCGTGCTGGTCGCGGGACTCGAGCCGCGGCAGGCCGATGAAAGCATCCGCCAGGCCAGCATCCAGCGAAATATTTACCGCAATCCGCAAATCGCCGTCGAAGTTTTCGAGCGGCAGACCAACCGCGTGACCGTCACCGGCGCCGTCAACAAGCCGGGCGTCTATCAGTTGCCGACGGCCGAAAGCGATCTGCTGGCCGCCCTGGTGGCGGCCGAAGGCCTGGCCGACGACGCCGAGTCGGTCGTCGAAATCCGGCATCCGCCCAGCTCTGCTTTCGCCAGTCGCAACAGTCCCGGCGAGGTGGCGCAGGTCGGCTATAACGGCCCGCGAGGGAACGCCCCGGTCGGCGGCTCCCGCATCCAGCAGGTCGACCTGGAAGAGGCCGTCCGCAACGGACGCAGCGGATTCCCGGTCGAAGACAGCACCGTGATCCATGTCGCCCGGCGACCCGAACAAACGGTCTACGTGATGGGTCTGGTCAAAAAGGCCGACCATTTTGAGATGCCGCCCGATGGCGAACTGCGCCTGCTGGACGCCCTGGCCCTGGCCGGCGGCCGCACGCTGGAGATCGCCGACAGCGTCAAGATTGTGCGGAACCTGCCCGGCAGCGAGAAGCCGGTGGTGATTACGGCTTCGGTCCGCGATGCGAAGAAGACGGGCGCGGCCAACATCCAGCTGGCGGCGGGCGACGTGGTCACGGTGGAAGAAACGCCGCTCACGTTCACGTACGACTTCCTCCGCAACTTCGCCCGGATTGGACTTTCCGGCGCCGCGGTCGGGCTGTAG
- a CDS encoding antibiotic biosynthesis monooxygenase family protein, with protein MITVGMNYHVIPGKQSDFEEKFAAVMKALEAAEGHTHSSLWKDVADDASYLITSEWSEEQAFTDFIRSQAFKDVTTWGKEQILSGRPQHKVYKH; from the coding sequence ATGATTACAGTCGGCATGAATTACCACGTGATTCCTGGCAAGCAGAGCGACTTTGAAGAGAAGTTCGCCGCCGTCATGAAAGCGCTCGAAGCAGCCGAAGGGCACACCCATTCCTCGCTCTGGAAAGATGTCGCCGACGACGCCTCGTACCTGATCACCAGCGAGTGGTCCGAGGAACAGGCCTTCACGGATTTTATCCGCAGCCAGGCCTTCAAAGACGTCACCACCTGGGGCAAAGAGCAGATTCTGTCCGGCCGTCCCCAGCACAAAGTCTACAAGCACTAA
- a CDS encoding SMP-30/gluconolactonase/LRE family protein translates to MRISGIAAAVALAGVLAAGPAVAEKPKSIGEIERLDPAFDKLVPPGAVIEVLADGFEWSEGPEYNTAGKYLLFSDIPNNRIVKWKQGDGISVYLEPSGYTGKKAFTGSEPGTNGLMYDAKGNLWMCCHGDRAIKMQTPDGKVKTVISEYEGKRLNSPNDLVFDASGALYFTDPPYGLPERYEDPARELDWCGVYRYADGKLTLLTKEMTRPNGIALSPDQKTLYVAQSDPEAAIWKSFPVKADGTLGPGKLFYDATKYVGKRPGLPDGLAVDTAGNLWATGPGGVYVFSPEGKVLGRLSTGERTANCTFGADGKTLFITADMYLCRVKTLVKGLGEK, encoded by the coding sequence ATGAGAATTTCAGGGATCGCGGCTGCTGTTGCACTGGCAGGCGTTTTAGCGGCTGGTCCGGCTGTAGCCGAAAAACCGAAATCGATCGGCGAGATCGAACGACTGGATCCGGCATTCGACAAACTGGTTCCGCCCGGCGCCGTGATCGAAGTGCTGGCCGATGGTTTTGAGTGGTCGGAAGGCCCCGAGTACAACACGGCCGGAAAGTACCTGCTGTTCAGCGACATCCCCAACAACCGGATCGTCAAATGGAAGCAGGGCGACGGTATCAGCGTCTACCTGGAACCCAGCGGCTATACGGGAAAAAAAGCGTTCACCGGTTCCGAACCTGGCACGAACGGCCTGATGTACGACGCCAAGGGTAATTTGTGGATGTGCTGCCACGGCGATCGCGCGATCAAAATGCAGACTCCCGACGGCAAGGTGAAAACCGTCATTTCCGAATACGAAGGGAAGCGGCTCAACAGCCCCAACGACCTGGTGTTTGATGCGTCGGGCGCCCTGTATTTCACCGACCCGCCCTACGGTCTGCCGGAACGCTACGAAGATCCCGCGCGGGAGCTCGACTGGTGCGGCGTCTATCGCTACGCCGACGGCAAGCTGACGCTGCTTACGAAAGAAATGACGCGTCCGAACGGGATTGCGCTTTCGCCCGACCAGAAAACGCTGTACGTCGCACAAAGCGATCCTGAAGCGGCCATCTGGAAGAGCTTCCCGGTCAAGGCGGACGGCACGCTGGGACCTGGCAAACTGTTTTACGACGCTACGAAGTACGTCGGCAAACGCCCTGGCCTGCCCGATGGGTTGGCGGTCGACACGGCCGGAAACCTGTGGGCGACGGGCCCCGGGGGCGTGTATGTTTTCTCGCCCGAAGGGAAAGTGCTGGGACGACTTTCGACCGGTGAGCGGACGGCCAACTGCACCTTCGGGGCGGACGGCAAAACGCTCTTCATTACAGCCGACATGTATTTGTGCCGGGTGAAAACTCTGGTGAAAGGCCTGGGCGAGAAATAG
- a CDS encoding carboxypeptidase-like regulatory domain-containing protein, with protein MLTRTLGVAAAILLAGFASAGQAADAVKIHDVALRDGGVLVGQVVTTTGAPVKDAQLQLVQQGKTVVALKTNNNGQFGVKGLRSGVYQVSTAQSSQQVRVWAPGAQPPTAKSTMMVVEDQNVIRAQGGGMSLQSKLLHGTAIGLGAGGLAVALSDDDDPAPKPGTP; from the coding sequence ATGTTAACTCGCACTCTCGGCGTCGCAGCAGCGATTTTGCTGGCGGGTTTCGCGTCGGCCGGACAGGCGGCTGATGCGGTGAAAATCCATGATGTGGCCCTTCGTGACGGCGGCGTTCTCGTCGGCCAGGTGGTGACGACGACCGGCGCTCCCGTGAAAGACGCCCAGCTGCAGCTAGTGCAGCAGGGGAAAACCGTGGTGGCCCTGAAGACCAACAACAACGGCCAGTTCGGCGTGAAGGGTCTTCGCAGCGGCGTCTACCAGGTTTCCACCGCCCAGTCGAGCCAGCAGGTTCGCGTCTGGGCGCCCGGCGCCCAGCCCCCGACCGCGAAATCGACGATGATGGTTGTTGAAGACCAGAATGTCATTCGCGCCCAGGGCGGCGGCATGTCGCTGCAGAGCAAACTGCTGCACGGTACGGCGATCGGCCTCGGCGCCGGTGGTCTGGCCGTCGCGCTGTCGGACGACGACGATCCGGCCCCGAAACCGGGCACCCCGTAG
- a CDS encoding polysaccharide biosynthesis tyrosine autokinase has product MTTELSLVSPDAEGSSPRDIMQAALRFLQVLRRRKGYVLAMLAGAAVLGAAYYVAAPRMYEAKASLLITQTGPDVMSGSTPAASGGDSLIPTYEKLFTSAVVLNSAVEKLQDAPPEVVLAFDAAPSKEWAKTIEQNLRASSKRGTNLIELSYRAKSPEAATAVVAAILSSYLDFMDKNHKDVSLEIVTILDQERKQVEETLAEKQDQMLDLQHRVGDLGMREGSTVVHPAVQRVVELNRTLIEAQKNRVHLEALQTAVGDAVREGRDLRQHLLTFSPEIGRELLVSSMGLGPEFATNLRQIERQLIDERGQLNNMLAHYGEAHPKVIALRNSIVSGEQYMADIRFKAETQQNSIAGQQLAPLLTSLIAQRLAETRANEKQLLVEYQSSEAEAVSLNDRVAALQLVDNEVQRLRRLHETLLNQISKIDINQNQSDVRVAVVGEPLANENPVSPNLKMTVLLSLLIGLGGGAALVYGIDLLDDRFRSPEEMVEQLGAKLLAAIRPLSLTETHGAQAVQVHVNPTAVESEAFRTLRTVLSFGDLEGNRLIVTSTEPSDGKTTVISNLGASFAQSGKRTLLIDCDLRKPGLSTLFQVRGLPGLSDLLRSSEPVGAMCEQRILSTGIPDLDLLPCGPKAFDAAELLSGSRIEELIAWAEIHYDQLLIDTPPILAASDAALAARHTDGILMVVQPVKNNRRLVMRAVDEIRALDLNLIGVIANRIDVAQAGYYGYGYGYGYGENDSDDDHISPTSTTATSTPQHSPVVRRPDRSTSSQPTSTPTTPTRRRPAATQSDDHQPQVTRRRAA; this is encoded by the coding sequence ATGACGACAGAACTCTCCCTGGTGTCGCCGGATGCCGAAGGCTCCAGTCCTCGTGATATCATGCAGGCGGCGTTGCGTTTCCTGCAGGTGCTCCGCCGTCGCAAAGGTTATGTGCTGGCGATGCTGGCGGGCGCCGCCGTACTGGGTGCGGCCTATTACGTCGCCGCCCCGCGGATGTACGAAGCGAAAGCCTCGCTGCTGATCACCCAGACCGGTCCCGATGTGATGAGCGGCAGCACGCCTGCGGCCAGCGGCGGCGATTCGCTGATTCCGACCTATGAAAAGTTGTTCACCAGCGCCGTTGTGCTGAACAGCGCCGTGGAGAAACTGCAGGACGCCCCGCCCGAGGTGGTGCTGGCCTTTGACGCCGCGCCTTCCAAGGAGTGGGCCAAAACCATCGAACAGAATCTCCGCGCCAGCTCTAAACGCGGCACCAATCTGATCGAGCTCAGCTATCGGGCCAAAAGCCCCGAAGCGGCCACCGCGGTCGTGGCGGCGATTCTGAGTTCCTATCTGGACTTCATGGACAAGAACCATAAAGACGTCTCCCTGGAGATCGTCACCATCCTTGACCAGGAACGGAAACAGGTCGAAGAGACGCTTGCCGAGAAACAGGATCAAATGCTCGACCTGCAGCACCGGGTCGGCGACCTGGGGATGCGGGAAGGCTCGACGGTGGTGCACCCGGCCGTGCAGCGCGTGGTCGAACTCAACCGTACGCTGATCGAAGCCCAGAAGAACCGCGTGCATCTGGAAGCGCTGCAAACCGCTGTCGGCGACGCCGTGCGTGAGGGTCGCGACCTGCGGCAGCACCTGCTGACGTTCTCGCCGGAGATCGGCCGGGAACTGCTGGTCAGCAGCATGGGTCTGGGTCCCGAGTTCGCCACCAACCTGCGGCAGATTGAACGGCAGCTGATCGACGAACGCGGCCAGCTGAATAACATGCTGGCCCACTACGGCGAAGCCCATCCCAAAGTGATCGCCCTGCGGAACTCGATCGTCTCGGGCGAGCAGTACATGGCCGACATCCGCTTCAAAGCCGAAACGCAGCAAAACAGCATCGCCGGCCAGCAGCTGGCGCCGCTGCTGACCTCGCTGATCGCCCAGCGACTGGCCGAGACGCGGGCGAACGAGAAGCAGCTGCTGGTGGAATACCAGTCATCGGAAGCAGAGGCCGTCAGCCTGAACGACCGGGTGGCCGCGCTGCAGCTGGTCGATAACGAGGTGCAACGCCTGCGGCGGCTGCATGAAACGCTGCTCAACCAGATCTCCAAAATCGACATCAACCAGAACCAGTCCGACGTGCGCGTGGCGGTCGTCGGCGAACCGCTGGCTAACGAAAACCCGGTCTCGCCCAACCTGAAAATGACGGTGCTGCTGAGCCTGCTGATCGGCCTGGGCGGCGGGGCCGCTTTGGTCTACGGCATCGACCTGCTCGACGACCGCTTCCGCTCGCCGGAAGAAATGGTCGAACAGCTGGGCGCCAAACTGCTGGCCGCGATCCGGCCGCTGAGCCTGACCGAAACGCACGGCGCCCAGGCGGTGCAAGTGCATGTGAACCCGACCGCGGTGGAAAGCGAAGCGTTCCGCACGCTGCGGACCGTACTCAGCTTTGGCGACCTGGAAGGGAACCGGCTGATCGTCACCAGTACAGAGCCCAGCGACGGGAAAACGACCGTCATCTCCAACCTGGGCGCCTCGTTCGCGCAGTCCGGCAAACGGACGCTGCTGATCGACTGCGACCTGCGGAAGCCGGGTCTATCGACGTTGTTCCAGGTCCGCGGCCTGCCCGGCCTGAGCGACCTGCTGCGTTCTTCGGAACCCGTCGGCGCCATGTGCGAACAGCGGATCCTGTCGACCGGCATCCCCGATCTGGACCTGCTGCCATGCGGTCCCAAAGCGTTCGATGCGGCCGAACTGCTCAGCGGTTCTCGCATTGAAGAGCTGATCGCCTGGGCGGAAATCCATTACGACCAGCTGCTGATCGACACGCCGCCGATCCTGGCGGCGAGCGACGCGGCCCTGGCCGCCCGGCACACGGACGGCATCCTGATGGTGGTCCAGCCGGTGAAGAACAACCGCCGGCTGGTGATGCGAGCGGTGGACGAAATCCGCGCCCTGGACCTGAACCTGATCGGCGTCATCGCCAACCGGATCGACGTCGCCCAGGCCGGCTACTACGGTTACGGTTACGGATACGGCTACGGCGAAAACGACAGCGACGACGACCACATCAGCCCCACGTCCACCACCGCAACCTCAACGCCCCAGCATTCCCCCGTGGTGCGACGTCCAGATCGCAGCACCTCTTCGCAACCGACCTCAACCCCAACCACCCCCACCCGTCGTCGCCCCGCCGCCACACAGTCAGACGACCACCAGCCCCAAGTCACCCGCCGCCGCGCCGCCTAA
- the nrdR gene encoding transcriptional regulator NrdR yields MRCPYCRVDNDKVIDTRACEDGFAVRRRRVCQTCGRRYTTQERLEEAVMKVVKKDAGREPFEREKIKFGLAKACWKRPVSEDQIESLVAAIETEIYTDFENEIESRQIGQLIMQRLADVDQVAYVRFASVYREFKDVRDFVDELEPMLRKARH; encoded by the coding sequence ATGAGATGCCCTTACTGCCGCGTCGATAACGACAAAGTCATTGACACCCGCGCCTGCGAGGACGGGTTTGCCGTGCGTCGTCGGCGCGTGTGTCAGACCTGTGGGCGACGCTACACGACCCAGGAACGGCTTGAAGAAGCAGTGATGAAGGTCGTGAAAAAGGACGCGGGACGGGAGCCGTTTGAGCGGGAGAAGATCAAATTCGGGCTGGCGAAGGCCTGCTGGAAACGCCCGGTGAGCGAAGATCAGATTGAATCGCTGGTCGCGGCGATCGAAACGGAAATTTATACCGATTTCGAGAATGAAATTGAGAGCCGCCAGATTGGCCAGCTGATCATGCAGCGCCTGGCGGATGTGGACCAGGTCGCCTACGTGCGATTCGCTAGCGTCTATCGCGAGTTCAAAGACGTTCGCGACTTTGTCGACGAATTGGAACCGATGCTTCGCAAGGCGCGCCATTAA
- the fliJ gene encoding flagellar export protein FliJ, which translates to MSQFKFRLETLLKMRIAERDQRQSELSEAEYAVSILQEQVRQVDEEFQAARSSRSQSTGPVDVDQLLSSHRYEAMLTSQRQQILRQQKILDEAVEQRRLVLVEANRKVRTLEKLKENQLAEHERVELLREIKLFDEAGARITAPTR; encoded by the coding sequence ATGAGCCAGTTCAAATTTCGCCTGGAAACACTCCTCAAAATGCGGATCGCCGAGCGCGACCAGCGCCAAAGCGAACTCTCCGAGGCGGAGTACGCCGTGTCGATCCTGCAGGAGCAGGTGCGGCAGGTCGACGAAGAATTCCAGGCGGCCCGGTCCTCCCGCAGCCAGTCGACGGGACCCGTCGATGTCGACCAGCTGCTGTCATCGCATCGCTATGAAGCCATGCTGACATCGCAACGCCAGCAGATCCTCCGCCAGCAAAAAATTCTCGACGAAGCCGTCGAACAGAGAAGGCTCGTGCTGGTGGAAGCCAATCGTAAAGTGCGCACACTCGAAAAACTCAAGGAAAACCAGCTCGCCGAACATGAACGCGTCGAACTGCTGCGCGAGATTAAACTGTTCGACGAAGCCGGCGCCCGCATTACGGCTCCCACGCGATGA
- a CDS encoding flagellar hook-length control protein FliK, producing MRSAIESSGAVTPVAAASRRLTTDTPTDLFAALLSPSRAPSIPDSPSQSPTPLVSRTADSPASTTSPATENNKPQKTESPSRTEEDEPRETTAEVRTSTTVAKDEEHPSEESAEFPCALPPAVETPPIASPAETDAVQEEPILDPALQEETAVIDPLAEKSTTVAQATTEPAAIAPATATSAETAATPAVEIDADPEDASPEESSLADLTQERETSLKQPEPEQSQAGESAETTDSPVASTDKETAVAQTGTRQAGTRQAEPSSPLETQATAEVADTDETPVTATSVDDTAIADPLADPTAEEPVVAENAEKTAADQDSTTTQTTVQPQDAAEGAAPAAAETGKAAVSDEPVAAAEGEEEDANASSDSGRPSGNGKQRSASQSETVDAVTDPAASAQPKTGTVAAKATSSSLKEPTAVDPTSTTASTTASTTAGAAAVAARQTAETDPQDSKDEPLASRETASVTTTAKVEPPATEIQQAVDGPQPADALPESKVAPDAAPETPTSPAPATGDSLSGEASTASPSAESGVGRIGQALVGKGSGQAPQDSTLSKADQVRFVNRVAGAFRAARPGDGSIRLRLSPAELGAMTLDVKVQQGQLRAQIEVESAAARSALLENLPALRERLAEHQIKIEQFDVRLAGEQSGGSNNGSAFSNSQHSSERTPWQPTSRPGAGGAATAEVEPAAPAAAPAADKSLDVRV from the coding sequence ATGCGATCTGCTATCGAAAGTTCCGGCGCAGTGACGCCGGTCGCCGCGGCCTCGCGCCGCCTGACTACCGATACGCCGACCGACCTGTTCGCCGCTCTGCTCTCGCCGTCTCGCGCCCCGTCGATCCCGGACAGCCCTTCCCAATCCCCGACGCCTTTGGTCTCCCGCACCGCGGATTCTCCGGCGTCGACGACATCCCCTGCGACCGAAAACAACAAACCGCAGAAAACGGAATCGCCTTCGCGAACAGAAGAAGACGAGCCTCGCGAAACGACGGCAGAAGTCCGCACCTCCACAACGGTCGCGAAAGACGAGGAACATCCCAGCGAAGAAAGCGCGGAATTTCCGTGCGCCCTTCCCCCCGCAGTCGAAACGCCGCCCATCGCTTCCCCAGCGGAAACCGATGCCGTCCAGGAAGAGCCTATCCTGGATCCCGCGCTGCAAGAGGAAACCGCCGTCATCGACCCGCTCGCTGAAAAATCAACGACCGTCGCCCAGGCGACGACAGAGCCAGCAGCCATAGCCCCCGCGACCGCGACGTCCGCCGAAACAGCGGCCACCCCCGCGGTTGAAATCGACGCGGATCCAGAAGACGCTTCCCCAGAAGAATCTTCGCTGGCGGACCTGACACAAGAGCGAGAAACCTCGCTCAAGCAGCCGGAACCAGAACAATCCCAGGCAGGCGAATCGGCCGAGACGACCGACAGTCCCGTTGCTTCGACCGACAAAGAGACTGCCGTAGCCCAGACCGGAACCCGCCAGGCCGGAACCCGCCAGGCCGAACCATCCTCCCCGCTTGAAACCCAAGCGACGGCAGAGGTCGCTGATACGGACGAAACGCCTGTAACCGCAACGTCGGTGGACGATACGGCAATCGCAGATCCTCTTGCTGATCCCACTGCCGAAGAGCCAGTGGTCGCCGAGAATGCCGAGAAAACAGCCGCGGACCAGGACTCCACGACGACTCAAACGACGGTCCAGCCGCAGGATGCAGCCGAAGGCGCCGCTCCGGCCGCTGCCGAGACCGGGAAGGCAGCCGTTTCCGACGAACCAGTCGCCGCCGCCGAAGGGGAAGAAGAAGACGCGAATGCCTCCAGCGACTCGGGTCGCCCCTCGGGCAACGGCAAACAGCGGTCTGCCTCCCAATCAGAAACCGTCGACGCGGTGACAGATCCCGCCGCCTCTGCCCAGCCGAAGACAGGAACGGTCGCTGCCAAAGCGACGTCGTCCTCCCTGAAGGAACCGACCGCCGTCGACCCAACGTCGACCACCGCCAGCACCACCGCCAGCACCACCGCCGGTGCGGCCGCCGTCGCCGCCAGGCAAACCGCCGAGACCGACCCCCAGGACTCGAAAGACGAACCGCTCGCTTCGCGAGAAACCGCCAGCGTTACGACCACGGCAAAGGTAGAACCGCCAGCAACCGAAATCCAGCAGGCGGTCGATGGACCGCAGCCAGCCGACGCCTTGCCCGAATCCAAAGTCGCACCCGACGCCGCCCCAGAAACCCCGACATCGCCTGCCCCGGCAACCGGCGATTCGTTGTCGGGCGAGGCATCGACCGCCTCCCCTTCCGCAGAATCCGGCGTGGGGCGAATTGGCCAGGCGCTGGTGGGCAAAGGATCCGGCCAGGCGCCGCAGGACTCGACCCTGAGCAAGGCCGATCAGGTCCGCTTCGTGAATCGGGTGGCAGGGGCTTTTCGGGCCGCCCGTCCCGGCGACGGCTCCATTCGCCTGCGGCTCAGCCCGGCCGAGCTTGGCGCCATGACGCTCGATGTGAAAGTCCAGCAGGGACAGCTACGAGCGCAGATTGAAGTCGAGTCGGCGGCCGCCCGCAGCGCCCTGCTCGAAAACCTGCCCGCCCTGCGTGAGCGACTGGCTGAACACCAGATCAAAATCGAACAATTCGACGTCCGCCTGGCGGGCGAACAGTCCGGCGGCAGCAACAACGGCAGCGCCTTCTCGAACTCACAGCACAGTTCAGAACGCACCCCGTGGCAACCGACGTCACGTCCTGGCGCTGGCGGCGCCGCTACGGCCGAAGTCGAACCTGCCGCGCCGGCGGCAGCGCCAGCCGCCGACAAGTCGCTGGATGTCCGCGTGTAA
- a CDS encoding FliH/SctL family protein, translating to MAGIIKSGDPAGRTLGASSAAFNFSDLRDQAGNYLQTVQEKAQKIVADAQAQGAEIQRNAAISGKAAAEKAAKKLAQDSAAAQVREQLQTLLPALNKLMSEVDQARLDWRGRWQENVVDLAVAIAERVIRRELAAQPQITLDLVQEALELASGVGKVRIRLHPQDHQALGAEVQSLAAAFQKISSAEVVADPKIERGGCVLQTDFGEIDQQIPTQLARLKQELVD from the coding sequence ATGGCAGGAATTATCAAGTCGGGCGATCCTGCGGGACGAACGCTGGGCGCTTCGAGCGCCGCGTTTAACTTCTCCGATCTGCGCGACCAGGCCGGCAACTACCTGCAGACGGTCCAGGAAAAAGCCCAGAAGATCGTCGCCGACGCCCAGGCCCAGGGGGCGGAGATCCAGCGGAACGCGGCCATCAGCGGCAAAGCGGCCGCCGAAAAAGCCGCCAAAAAGCTCGCCCAGGATTCGGCCGCCGCCCAGGTGCGAGAACAGCTGCAGACCCTGCTGCCGGCACTCAACAAGCTAATGAGCGAAGTCGACCAGGCCCGGCTGGACTGGCGGGGTCGTTGGCAAGAGAACGTCGTGGATCTGGCCGTCGCCATCGCAGAACGGGTTATCCGCCGGGAACTGGCCGCACAGCCGCAAATCACGCTTGACCTGGTGCAGGAGGCGCTCGAACTGGCTTCCGGCGTGGGCAAGGTTCGCATCCGTCTGCACCCGCAGGATCACCAGGCGCTGGGAGCCGAAGTGCAATCGCTGGCGGCCGCCTTTCAGAAGATCTCCTCGGCCGAAGTGGTCGCCGATCCCAAAATTGAACGCGGCGGTTGCGTGCTGCAGACCGACTTCGGCGAAATCGATCAGCAGATTCCCACCCAACTGGCCCGGCTGAAACAGGAGCTTGTCGACTAA
- a CDS encoding FliI/YscN family ATPase codes for MSDDLHKRLSKAMPTGLTGSVAGTEGMTITVAGFSAPVGAEVEIDRQAGGPIRGEVIGFRNEQTIVFPFADLSGVRRGNRVRLLRTTRAIKVGEALLGRVIDAHGEVIDGGPKPALFERADLRRQAPPAVQRPRIHEVMSTGIKAIDGLLTCGRGQRMGLFAGSGVGKSVTLGMMARYTSAEVNVIGLIGERGREVNEFIERDLGPEGLARSVVVVATSDEPALTRVQAAMTATAVAEHFRDAGRDVLLMMDSLTRFAMAQREIGLAAGEPPATRGYPPSVFALLPKLVERAGLTAAGAITAFYTVLVEGDDSNEPVSDTVRGLIDGHTFLTRRLAAQGHFPAIDVLQSISRLMTDIVSREHLAAAQNLRSLLAAHHEHEDLISIGAYRAGANAEVDAAIALQPAIRSFLRQAMSESSTVETARNALMQLAQQREALRKP; via the coding sequence ATGTCGGACGACCTGCACAAAAGACTTTCCAAAGCGATGCCGACCGGGCTGACCGGGAGCGTGGCCGGCACCGAGGGGATGACCATCACGGTGGCCGGTTTTTCGGCTCCTGTCGGCGCCGAAGTGGAGATCGATCGCCAGGCCGGCGGTCCGATCCGCGGCGAAGTGATCGGCTTTCGCAACGAACAAACGATCGTCTTTCCGTTTGCCGATCTGTCAGGCGTGCGCCGCGGCAACCGGGTGCGGCTGCTCCGCACAACGCGTGCGATCAAAGTCGGCGAGGCCCTGCTGGGTCGCGTCATCGATGCGCATGGCGAAGTGATCGATGGCGGCCCCAAACCGGCCTTGTTTGAACGGGCCGACCTGCGTCGCCAGGCGCCGCCTGCCGTGCAGCGTCCGCGCATCCACGAGGTAATGTCGACCGGGATCAAAGCGATCGACGGCCTGCTGACTTGCGGCCGCGGCCAGCGAATGGGACTGTTCGCCGGGTCTGGCGTCGGCAAGAGCGTGACGCTGGGAATGATGGCCCGTTACACCTCGGCGGAGGTCAACGTGATCGGCCTGATCGGCGAGCGCGGCCGCGAAGTGAATGAATTTATCGAGCGTGATCTGGGACCCGAGGGACTGGCCCGCTCCGTGGTGGTGGTCGCCACCAGCGACGAGCCGGCCTTGACCCGCGTGCAGGCCGCCATGACGGCGACCGCCGTGGCCGAACACTTTCGCGACGCCGGCCGCGACGTCCTGCTGATGATGGACTCCCTCACCCGCTTCGCCATGGCGCAGCGCGAAATCGGCCTGGCGGCGGGCGAACCGCCCGCCACCCGCGGCTATCCGCCTTCGGTTTTCGCCCTGCTGCCCAAGCTGGTGGAACGGGCCGGTCTGACGGCCGCCGGCGCCATCACGGCGTTCTATACCGTGCTGGTCGAAGGCGACGACTCCAACGAGCCGGTCAGCGATACGGTCCGCGGCCTGATCGATGGCCATACGTTCCTCACCCGCCGGCTGGCGGCCCAGGGGCATTTTCCCGCGATCGATGTCTTGCAAAGCATTAGCCGCCTGATGACCGATATAGTCTCCAGGGAACATCTGGCTGCCGCACAAAACTTGCGCAGTCTGCTGGCAGCGCATCATGAACACGAAGACCTGATTTCGATTGGCGCTTACCGCGCGGGGGCAAATGCGGAAGTCGACGCCGCGATTGCCCTGCAGCCTGCTATCCGGAGCTTTCTCCGCCAGGCAATGTCGGAGAGCTCGACCGTCGAGACGGCCCGTAACGCGCTGATGCAGCTTGCCCAGCAACGTGAAGCATTGAGAAAACCATGA